A region of Pempheris klunzingeri isolate RE-2024b chromosome 15, fPemKlu1.hap1, whole genome shotgun sequence DNA encodes the following proteins:
- the fabp6 gene encoding gastrotropin, translating to MQMKEVARGVKQYISREQSWPQYLAFPSACLSISALTPPPTTNTTKMAFAGRWETETQEGYDEFCKLLGIPDDIIEKGRDYKLITEVTQDGDTFSWTQIYPTNAKVTNKFTVGKECDMETIGGKKFKATVHMEGGKLSVAFPNYHHTSEISGGKLIETSKAASVVLKRTSKKI from the exons ATGCAGATGAAGGAGGTGGCGAGAGGCGTTAAGCAGTATATAAGCAGGGAGCAGTCTTGGCCTCAGTACCTTGCTTTTCCCTCAGCTTGCCTCAGCATCTCTGCTCTCACGCCTCCACCCACCACCAATACCACCAAAATGGCCTTCGCTGGAAGATGGGAAACTGAGACCCAGGAGGGATACGACGAGTTCTGCAAGCTGCTCG GTAtccctgatgacatcattgaGAAGGGCCGTGACTACAAGCTGATCACAGAGGTCACCCAGGATGGCGATACCTTCTCCTGGACCCAGATCTACCCCACCAACGCCAAGGTCACCAACAAGTTCACTGTCGGCAAGGAGTGCGACATGGAGACCATTGGAGGAAAGAAATTCAAG GCCACAGTGCACATGGAGGGAGGAAAGCTGAGCGTGGCCTTCCCCAACTACCACCACACCTCTGAGATCAGCGGAGGCAAGCTCATCGAg ACCTCCAAAGCCGCCTCTGTAGTGCTGAAGAGAACCAGCAAGAAGATCTAA